One Polaribacter sp. SA4-12 genomic window carries:
- a CDS encoding sulfatase — MKNLRYISILILLISFSCKVKDSKTVSTNLTKPNILIIHVDDLGFYDLSRNGSKIYQTPNVDKLASESVVFNNAYANYPRCVPSRYAMMTGNYPVQNGDVPDDGFKMNGIADNKNFVKNIKSAGYQTAYFGKWHLGDEKSLNEFGYDFSFAAGHAGSPISFLYPFNVAKRGNGKSKKSPIPDVDTVSKDGDYLMDVMTDNVVKYITNTDKNKPFMAMFSFYGVHQPLEAKEKDFKRNKEEIKNFDFGKQPEFIKEGTGRTKMRQNHPKYAAMVETMDENVGKLLQLLKDLKIDNNTIVIFSSDHGGLSNDGTKKRDLATSNFPLRAGKGWLYDGGIKVPLFVKWPNHFQPKEDNESLVMLMDVFPTVLDITAKKSLQTDGKSLLPILNNDEKWTDRTVFWHSSKARPVNTGDTKSSAIRKGDYKLINWYKEGRTELYNISKDPSESKDLSKQKSQLTEQLLKELNDWKSNF; from the coding sequence ATGAAAAACTTGAGATACATTTCAATTCTAATTTTACTAATTAGTTTTAGCTGTAAAGTAAAAGATTCTAAAACAGTTTCTACAAACTTAACAAAACCCAACATTTTAATTATTCATGTTGATGATTTAGGTTTTTACGATTTAAGTAGAAATGGCTCTAAAATTTATCAAACTCCAAATGTTGATAAATTAGCGTCAGAATCTGTGGTTTTTAATAATGCATATGCAAATTATCCACGCTGTGTGCCTTCACGATATGCGATGATGACAGGTAATTATCCCGTTCAAAATGGAGATGTTCCTGATGATGGTTTTAAAATGAATGGAATTGCAGACAATAAAAATTTTGTAAAAAATATAAAATCAGCAGGTTACCAAACGGCTTATTTTGGGAAATGGCATTTGGGTGACGAAAAAAGTTTAAATGAATTTGGATACGATTTTAGTTTTGCGGCTGGTCACGCAGGTTCACCAATTAGTTTTTTATATCCTTTTAATGTTGCTAAACGTGGAAATGGTAAGTCTAAAAAATCTCCAATTCCAGATGTTGATACCGTTAGTAAAGATGGCGATTATTTAATGGATGTTATGACAGATAATGTTGTAAAATACATTACAAATACAGATAAGAATAAACCGTTTATGGCAATGTTTTCGTTTTATGGAGTACATCAACCTTTAGAAGCAAAAGAAAAAGATTTTAAAAGAAATAAAGAAGAAATAAAAAACTTCGATTTTGGAAAACAACCAGAATTTATAAAAGAAGGAACTGGAAGAACTAAAATGCGTCAGAATCATCCAAAATATGCTGCTATGGTAGAAACGATGGATGAAAATGTAGGAAAATTACTTCAACTTTTAAAAGATTTAAAAATTGATAACAATACGATTGTGATTTTTTCTTCTGATCATGGAGGTTTATCTAATGACGGAACTAAAAAACGCGATTTAGCAACTTCTAATTTTCCTTTAAGAGCAGGAAAAGGTTGGTTGTATGATGGAGGAATTAAAGTGCCGCTTTTTGTGAAATGGCCAAACCATTTTCAACCAAAAGAAGACAATGAATCTTTAGTAATGCTAATGGATGTTTTTCCTACAGTATTAGATATTACTGCTAAAAAATCATTACAAACAGATGGAAAAAGTCTTCTGCCAATATTAAATAATGATGAAAAATGGACAGACAGAACTGTGTTTTGGCATTCATCAAAAGCAAGACCAGTAAATACAGGAGATACTAAATCATCAGCAATTAGAAAAGGTGATTATAAGTTGATAAATTGGTATAAAGAAGGAAGAACAGAATTGTATAATATTTCTAAAGATCCATCAGAATCTAAAGATTTATCAAAACAAAAATCGCAATTAACAGAACAGTTATTGAAAGAGTTGAATGATTGGAAATCAAATTTTTAA
- a CDS encoding sulfatase family protein translates to MKRVFAVLLFIGSMSFVSQTKKTPNIIFIEVDDLMPRFMNKLGEGFGHTPNIDRLAEQGVHFPHAVAQGPMCGPSRNTLITGLYSHNLGFYKNGDMRFLPENVWTFPKVFQENGYQTAYVGKSHVRPQKRNQSKADALKAYGFDFVNASGERHAIWRDLKKGKDVSEIPFIKHLKKRGKYDQFLKDNNVPGHKMRSTMQDDVDYLDGYMAHVGSYWIENEQDKAKPFFMWFNFCLPHGPYDVPQRYYDIANKIKIPGPKTNKFGHFVPEPLLVGNKPAEAKKLPKERIGEVANVAFMDKMVGKLIASLKRSGELENTVIVFFSDHSIFLGNHGRSHKTTLFEEALNTSMIISYPNLFPKDKISMQPMELLDLIPTAFELAGFKNPNKIAKNGISVVPLLTLKEKVREYAFSEVYGAQSATGERYRYITSEGYEILYDRVNDPNEMKNIAKENPKVTKKMGDAVKNWMKNSGAVLEPKTH, encoded by the coding sequence TTTTATTGTTTATTGGAAGTATGAGTTTTGTTTCTCAAACAAAAAAAACTCCAAATATCATATTTATAGAAGTAGATGATTTAATGCCTCGTTTTATGAATAAACTGGGAGAAGGATTTGGACACACACCAAACATTGATAGATTAGCTGAACAAGGAGTCCATTTTCCACATGCAGTGGCACAAGGTCCTATGTGTGGTCCTTCTAGAAATACTCTAATTACAGGTTTATATTCTCATAATTTAGGTTTTTATAAAAATGGAGATATGAGATTTCTTCCAGAAAATGTGTGGACTTTTCCAAAAGTTTTTCAAGAAAATGGTTATCAAACTGCTTATGTTGGTAAATCTCATGTAAGACCACAAAAAAGAAATCAATCTAAGGCAGATGCTTTAAAAGCTTATGGATTTGACTTTGTAAATGCTTCAGGAGAACGTCATGCGATTTGGCGAGATCTAAAAAAAGGGAAAGATGTTAGCGAAATTCCGTTTATAAAACATCTTAAAAAAAGAGGGAAATATGATCAGTTTTTAAAAGATAATAATGTTCCTGGTCATAAAATGAGAAGCACAATGCAAGATGATGTAGATTATCTTGATGGATATATGGCGCATGTTGGTTCTTATTGGATTGAAAATGAGCAAGATAAAGCCAAACCATTTTTTATGTGGTTTAACTTTTGCTTACCTCATGGACCTTATGACGTTCCTCAACGTTATTATGATATCGCAAATAAAATTAAAATTCCTGGGCCAAAAACTAATAAGTTTGGACATTTTGTTCCAGAACCTTTATTAGTAGGAAATAAACCTGCGGAAGCTAAAAAACTACCAAAAGAACGTATAGGAGAAGTTGCCAATGTTGCTTTTATGGATAAAATGGTTGGTAAATTAATTGCATCATTAAAAAGATCAGGTGAATTAGAAAATACGGTGATTGTATTTTTCTCTGATCATTCAATTTTCTTAGGAAATCATGGTCGTTCACATAAAACTACTTTATTTGAAGAAGCTTTAAATACTTCTATGATTATTAGTTACCCTAATTTATTTCCAAAAGATAAAATTAGTATGCAACCAATGGAATTGCTAGATTTAATTCCTACTGCATTTGAATTAGCAGGATTTAAGAATCCAAATAAAATTGCAAAAAACGGTATAAGTGTTGTGCCTCTTTTAACATTAAAAGAGAAAGTTAGGGAATATGCTTTTTCTGAAGTTTATGGAGCTCAATCTGCAACAGGAGAACGTTATAGGTATATTACTAGTGAAGGTTATGAAATTTTATATGATAGAGTTAATGACCCTAATGAGATGAAAAACATTGCAAAAGAGAATCCAAAAGTTACAAAAAAAATGGGTGATGCTGTTAAAAACTGGATGAAGAATAGTGGAGCAGTTTTAGAACCAAAAACACATTAA